The Biomphalaria glabrata chromosome 6, xgBioGlab47.1, whole genome shotgun sequence genomic interval CCACCGGggaaaatggttatgtctgATCTGGGTGTGGCAacgtatgtaggtcacagctggggctgcgtagccacgggaaattcttcattaatcttcCGACTCGAAGACATtcctaattattattaatattacttTCATATAAACTCAACAACACGTGTTTTGATGACCATTAAACGCATTCCTTTGCATTGCAGACGGAACACATGTCACGAACACTCGAAAATTGTGTGTTGGATCCTGGAAACACTTCCCTTCAGAACACCGAGTCGCTGTTAGAGCAAGTATCTAGGaaactatttcaaacaaatCGAACTAATGGCGATCAATCTTTGAAGCAAAGAGAGATCGAAATGATGCCAAATTCAGCAGAAATGTTTAAAACTGCAGACGACTACTCTCCACAGAAGAGGTTACTTTCCAAAAGGGAGGAAAAAAAGTCTCAAGATGGTGCTTTGCTGGAGCATGGTCGAAAGTCAAACACAGATCATTCAGAGAAAAACCCAGACAAAAACACAACACAGTCCTACAAGATGAGAGCTGATTCAAGGAAAAACAACTTACAATATGAATCCACAATTCAGGATTTAGTTCATACAAAAGAAGCTCTTTCCGCCCAACACAGTACACTAAAAGATAAAGTTAAAGCGAATAAACTTCTTCAATCAAATCAGCAGGAGACAGAACTTGAACAGCCACAGTTAGCTCAACAGCATGGATACACTGAGCAGTTGCTATCGGCTCAAAGAACGATGCCTGCAGAACAACTACTATCAGGTCAAAGAACGATACCTTCAGAACAACTACTATCAGATCAAAGAACGATACCAGCAGAATCACTACTATCAGCTCAAAGAACGATACAAGAAGAGCACCTACTATCAGGTCAAAGAACGATACCAGCAGAACAATTATTATCAGGTCAAAGAACGATACCTGCAGAACAACTACTATCAGATCAAAGAACGATACCAGCAGAACAACTACTATCAGCTCAAAGAACGATACAGGAAGAGCACCTACTATCAGGTCAAAGAACGATACCAGCGGAGCAATTATTATCAGGTCAAAGAACGATACCTGCAGAACAACTACTATCAGCTCAAAGAACGATACCAGCACAACAACTACTATCAGCTCAAAGAACGATACAGGAAGAGCACCTACTATCAGGTCAAAGAACGATACCAGAGGAGCAATTATTATCAGGTCAAAGAACGATACCGGCAGAACAACTACTATCAGCTCAAAGAACGATACCGGCAGAACAATTGCTTTCAGCTCAAAGAACGATACCAGCAGAGCAACTACTATCAGGTCAAAGAACAAGACCTGCAGAACAACTACTATCAGCTCACAGAACGATACCGGCAGAGCAACTACTATCAGGTCAAAGAACAATACCGGAAGAGCTCCTACTATCAGATCAAAGAACGATACCAGCAGAGCAACTACTACTAGGTCAAAGAAAGATACCAGCGGAGCAATTATTATTAGGTCAAAGAACGTTACCAGCAGAACAACTACTATCAGCTCAAAGAACAAT includes:
- the LOC129926890 gene encoding uncharacterized protein PF07_0021-like — translated: MDTLSSCYRLKERCLQNNYYQVKERYLQNNYYQIKERYQQNHYYQLKERYKKSTYYQVKERYQQNNYYQVKERYLQNNYYQIKERYQQNNYYQLKERYRKSTYYQVKERYQRSNYYQVKERYLQNNYYQLKERYQHNNYYQLKERYRKSTYYQVKERYQRSNYYQVKERYRQNNYYQLKERYRQNNCFQLKERYQQSNYYQVKEQDLQNNYYQLTERYRQSNYYQVKEQYRKSSYYQIKERYQQSNYY